One genomic region from Ammospiza caudacuta isolate bAmmCau1 chromosome 1, bAmmCau1.pri, whole genome shotgun sequence encodes:
- the LOC131559447 gene encoding ovalbumin-related protein Y-like, whose product MGSISAANAEFCFDVFKEVKLHRSNDNVLFSSLSMLSTLALVYMGARGKTQSQMQKVLHFDNATGDRDISDSQCGTAEYIHKTFKDLLSDIRRQNATYSLRIADRLYIEKTYPILQEYIKCAKKFYKAELEEVDFKTAAEEARQLINSWVEKETNGRIQDFLVSDSVDLNTALVFVNVIYFKGIWKTAFKEEYTWEEPFNVTEQESRPVQMMHQNSTFRVGRVAEDKIKVLELPYTSGELSLLVLLPDDISGLAQLENKISYDKLLEWTSPRVMEKKKVKVYLPRMKIVEKYNLTSVLTSLGMTDLFSPAANLSGISAAESLRVSEAVHEAYLEVNEEGTEAGGTEVVTGDIQHSSEFEEFRADHPFLFLVKHNPSDMILLFGRYCSP is encoded by the exons ATGGGCTCCATCAGTGCAGCAAATGCAGAATTTTGTTTTGACGTATTCAAAGAGGTGAAATTGCACCGCAGCAATGACAACGTGCTCTTTTCCTCCCTGAGCATGCTTTCAACACTGGCCCTGGTGTATATGGGAGCAAGGGGTAAGACTCAATCCCAGATGCAGAAG GTCCTTCACTTTGATAATGCTACAGGAGATAGAGACATTTCTGACTCCCAG TGTGGCACTGCTGAGTACATCCACAAAACGTTCAAGGATCTCCTCTCAGACATCAGGAGGCAAAATGCTACTTACTCACTCAGGATTGCTGACAGACTCTATATTGAAAAAACATACCCTATTCTTCAG GAATACATAAAGTGTGCAAAGAAATTCTacaaagcagagctggaagaaGTTGACTTCAAAACAGCTGCAGAGGAAGCAAGACAGCTCATCAATTCCTGGGTGGAGAAAGAGACAAATG GACGGATCCAAGACTTCCTGGTGTCAGACTCTGTTGATCTTAATACTGCGCTGGTCTTTGTGAATGTCATTTACTTCAAAGGGATAtggaaaactgcatttaaaGAAGAATACACTTGGGAAGAGCCTTTCAACGTGACTGAG caaGAGAGCAGACCTGTGCAAATGATGCATCAGAACAGCACCTTCAGAGTGGGAAGAGTGGCTGAAGATAAAATCAAGGTCCTGGAGCTTCCGTACACCAGTGGAGAGCTGAGCCtgttggtgctgctgcctgatgACATCTCTGGCCTGGCACag CTTGAGAACAAAATCAGCTATGATAAACTCCTGGAATGGACCAGTCCCAGGGTGATGGAAAAGAAGAAGGTGAAAGTGTACCTCCCACGCATGAAGATTGTGGAGAAATATAACCTCACATCTGTCCTGACATCCTTGGGTATGACTGACCTGTTCAGCCCAGCTGCCAACCTCTCTGGCATCTCTGCAGCAGAGAGCCTGAGGGTGTCTGAGGCTGTCCACGAGGCATACCTGGAAGTCAATGAAGAGGGCACTGAGGCAGGTGGCACAGAGGTTGTAACTGGAGACATCCAACATTCCTCTGAATTTGAAGAGTTCAGGGCTGACCACCCATTCCTTTTTTTGGTCAAACACAATCCAAGTGACATGATACTGCTCTTTGGTAGATATTGTTCACCCTAA